From Gammaproteobacteria bacterium, a single genomic window includes:
- the accB gene encoding acetyl-CoA carboxylase biotin carboxyl carrier protein has protein sequence MDIRKVKKLIEMLEESSLAEIEINEGEESIRISRASSVTPAATHMMMPAPAPVAAPAAPAPVAEAPAAGGSTVPSGHGVKSPMVGTFYRASSPGSKPFVEVGATVNAGDTLCIIEAMKMLNEIEADKAGTIKAILKENGEPVEYGEVMFVIE, from the coding sequence ATGGATATTCGTAAAGTCAAAAAGCTCATCGAGATGCTGGAAGAATCCAGCCTCGCCGAAATCGAAATCAACGAAGGCGAAGAATCAATTCGCATCAGCCGTGCCAGCTCGGTAACACCGGCCGCGACTCACATGATGATGCCGGCACCAGCCCCGGTTGCAGCGCCAGCCGCACCAGCCCCGGTTGCCGAAGCACCAGCTGCAGGCGGCAGCACCGTACCCAGCGGCCACGGCGTCAAGTCGCCGATGGTAGGCACGTTTTACCGCGCATCATCACCGGGTTCCAAGCCATTCGTTGAAGTGGGCGCCACCGTCAATGCCGGCGACACACTTTGCATTATCGAAGCCATGAAGATGCTCAATGAAATCGAAGCCGACAAGGCCGGTACCATCAAGGCCATTCTTAAAGAGAATGGCGAACCGGTTGAATACGGCGAAGTCATGTTTGTCATCGAGTAA
- the prmA gene encoding 50S ribosomal protein L11 methyltransferase, giving the protein MPWLQIHISASPDNAEFISELLSAADALAVTFRDAGDEPLLQQTQEARGLWSQTQVTGLFDNNADAQAIVNKVELGLGQRPVWHAETLADEDWTRSWMERFTPMHFGGRLWIVPSWHTPPVADAANILLDPGLAFGTGTHASTALCLNWLAEQPLEGKTVIDYGCGSGVLAIAALKLGAADAWGIDNDPLALPVTLENAEKNGVAEHMHAALPEDFPGDQQADVVLANILAEPLQQLANIIAGHVKPGGWLVLAGLLDEQADAVAASYPEFSLEKTSRDGWTRLAGVRGVQQKS; this is encoded by the coding sequence ATGCCCTGGCTCCAGATTCACATTTCCGCCTCTCCCGACAACGCCGAGTTTATCTCGGAGTTGCTCAGCGCCGCCGATGCGCTGGCGGTCACCTTTCGTGATGCCGGCGACGAACCCTTGCTGCAACAGACGCAGGAAGCGCGCGGCCTGTGGAGCCAGACCCAGGTGACCGGCCTGTTTGACAACAATGCCGATGCCCAGGCCATTGTTAACAAGGTCGAACTCGGACTCGGGCAGCGCCCGGTTTGGCACGCCGAAACCCTGGCCGACGAGGACTGGACGCGCAGCTGGATGGAGCGTTTCACGCCCATGCATTTCGGTGGCCGCCTGTGGATAGTGCCCAGCTGGCACACGCCACCGGTTGCTGATGCCGCCAACATCCTGCTGGATCCAGGCCTGGCTTTTGGTACCGGCACCCACGCCAGTACGGCCTTGTGCCTGAACTGGCTGGCGGAACAGCCGCTTGAAGGAAAAACGGTTATTGATTACGGCTGCGGCTCCGGCGTGCTCGCCATCGCCGCGCTGAAACTGGGTGCTGCCGATGCCTGGGGGATTGATAATGATCCATTAGCGTTGCCGGTGACTCTGGAAAATGCCGAAAAGAACGGCGTAGCTGAGCACATGCATGCGGCGTTGCCGGAAGACTTTCCGGGCGATCAACAGGCGGATGTGGTGCTGGCCAATATTCTGGCCGAACCCCTGCAACAACTGGCCAATATCATAGCCGGGCACGTCAAGCCCGGTGGCTGGCTGGTACTGGCCGGGTTGCTGGATGAACAGGCCGATGCCGTGGCGGCTAGCTATCCTGAATTCAGCCTCGAAAAAACCAGTCGCGACGGCTGGACCCGGCTGGCCGGTGTTCGCGGCGTACAACAAAAAAGCTGA
- the accC gene encoding acetyl-CoA carboxylase biotin carboxylase subunit — translation MIEKVLIANRGEIALRIQRACRTLGIKTVAVYSEADREAKYVKLADESVCIGPAMATQSYLHVPAIISAAEVTDAVAIHPGYGFLSENADFAERVEESGFKFIGPTPESIRIMGDKIAAIEAMKKSGVPTVPGSDGGLDENDEENLRLARQIGYPVIIKAAGGGGGKGMRVVHSEANLLAAISLTKTEAGAAFNNSTVYMEKFLENPRHVEIQVLADEHGNAIHLGERDCSLQRRHQKVVEEAPAPGITPQLRSSIGERCAEACRKIGYRGAGTFEFLYENGEFYFIEMNTRVQVEHPVTELITGVDIVQEQLRIASGERLAYKQEDIKINGHAIECRLNAEDARTFLPSPGKITQFHQPGGPGIRVDTHIYNGYTVPPYYDSMIGKLIAHGRTRDEAMQRLRIALSEVVVEGINTNIDLHRRIMEDAGFAAGGVNIHYLEKKLGMSH, via the coding sequence ATGATTGAAAAAGTATTAATCGCCAACCGTGGCGAAATTGCATTACGCATTCAGCGCGCCTGCCGCACTCTTGGCATCAAGACTGTCGCCGTATATTCGGAAGCTGATCGCGAAGCCAAGTATGTCAAGCTGGCGGACGAATCAGTTTGTATCGGCCCGGCCATGGCCACGCAAAGCTACCTGCACGTACCGGCCATTATCAGTGCCGCCGAAGTCACCGACGCTGTTGCCATTCATCCCGGCTACGGCTTCCTGTCAGAAAACGCTGACTTTGCCGAACGCGTCGAAGAAAGCGGCTTCAAGTTTATCGGCCCGACACCGGAATCCATTCGCATCATGGGCGACAAGATTGCCGCCATTGAAGCCATGAAGAAATCCGGTGTACCGACCGTACCCGGCTCTGATGGCGGGCTCGATGAAAACGATGAAGAAAACCTGCGCCTGGCCCGTCAAATCGGTTACCCGGTTATTATCAAGGCAGCCGGTGGCGGTGGTGGCAAGGGCATGCGTGTCGTGCACAGTGAGGCCAACTTGCTGGCTGCCATCTCCCTGACCAAGACCGAAGCCGGTGCCGCATTCAACAACAGCACCGTGTACATGGAGAAATTCCTGGAAAACCCGCGCCACGTGGAAATCCAGGTACTGGCTGACGAACATGGCAATGCCATCCATCTTGGCGAGCGTGATTGCTCACTGCAGCGTCGTCACCAGAAAGTGGTGGAAGAAGCACCGGCACCCGGCATTACCCCGCAACTGCGCAGCAGCATCGGCGAACGTTGTGCCGAAGCCTGTCGCAAAATCGGTTACCGCGGCGCCGGCACCTTCGAGTTCCTCTATGAAAACGGCGAGTTCTACTTCATCGAAATGAACACGCGTGTGCAGGTGGAACACCCGGTTACCGAACTGATTACCGGTGTCGATATTGTCCAGGAACAATTGCGAATCGCTTCCGGTGAACGACTTGCCTACAAGCAGGAAGATATCAAGATCAACGGCCATGCCATTGAATGTCGTCTCAACGCCGAAGATGCCAGGACCTTCCTGCCATCACCGGGCAAGATCACCCAGTTTCACCAGCCCGGCGGTCCCGGCATTCGCGTCGATACCCATATCTACAATGGTTACACGGTACCGCCGTACTACGACTCCATGATTGGCAAGCTCATCGCCCATGGCCGTACCCGTGACGAAGCCATGCAGCGCCTGCGCATCGCCCTGAGTGAAGTGGTCGTCGAAGGCATCAACACCAATATCGACCTGCACCGACGCATCATGGAAGACGCCGGTTTTGCCGCCGGTGGCGTCAACATTCACTACCTGGAAAAGAAACTGGGAATGTCGCATTAA
- the dusB gene encoding tRNA dihydrouridine synthase DusB: protein MQIGPYKLDNNLFLAPMAGVTDRPFRQLCKQLGAGMAVSEMVTSNSLLYGSAKTRRRANHEGETEPKSVQIAGADPDMLAQAAQYNAQNGAQIIDINMGCPAKKICNVMAGSALLQDEVLVARILESVVKSVDIPVTLKIRTGWNKDNRNATTIARIAEESGIQALAIHGRTRACMYKGDAEYDTIAEVKSRIGIPVIANGDITTPEKAKHVLDYTGVDGVMIGRAAQGRPWIFREVEHYLKTGEMLEPPSLTEVRDTLLGHLDNLYLFYGDYTGTRVARKHIAWYSKGTRGGADFRRLINQSEDASAQKEIVETFFEHQINEVGWAA, encoded by the coding sequence ATGCAAATTGGTCCCTACAAACTGGACAACAATCTGTTCCTGGCACCCATGGCGGGGGTAACAGATCGACCATTCCGACAACTGTGCAAACAGCTGGGTGCCGGCATGGCTGTATCCGAGATGGTGACATCCAACTCCTTATTATATGGCAGCGCCAAAACCCGGCGCCGCGCCAACCACGAAGGTGAAACCGAACCCAAGTCCGTGCAAATTGCCGGCGCCGACCCGGACATGCTGGCCCAGGCCGCGCAATACAACGCACAAAACGGCGCCCAGATTATCGACATCAACATGGGTTGCCCGGCCAAGAAGATCTGCAATGTCATGGCCGGCTCGGCACTGCTCCAGGATGAAGTGCTGGTGGCACGCATACTTGAATCCGTCGTCAAGTCAGTCGATATCCCGGTTACGCTGAAGATTCGTACCGGCTGGAACAAGGACAACCGTAACGCCACAACCATTGCCCGCATTGCCGAAGAATCCGGCATCCAGGCACTGGCGATTCATGGCCGCACCCGCGCATGCATGTACAAGGGTGACGCGGAATACGACACCATTGCAGAAGTCAAATCACGCATTGGCATACCGGTGATTGCCAATGGCGACATAACAACACCGGAAAAGGCGAAACATGTGCTCGACTATACCGGCGTCGATGGCGTCATGATTGGTCGGGCCGCCCAGGGAAGACCGTGGATATTTCGCGAAGTTGAGCATTACCTGAAAACCGGCGAAATGCTCGAGCCACCCAGCCTGACCGAGGTTCGTGATACCTTGCTCGGTCACCTGGACAACCTGTACCTGTTTTACGGCGACTACACGGGTACACGTGTAGCCCGCAAGCATATTGCCTGGTACAGCAAGGGCACCCGAGGAGGCGCAGACTTCCGCAGGCTGATCAATCAAAGCGAAGATGCATCGGCACAAAAAGAGATCGTAGAAACCTTTTTTGAACACCAAATTAACGAAGTGGGGTGGGCAGCGTGA
- the purH gene encoding bifunctional phosphoribosylaminoimidazolecarboxamide formyltransferase/IMP cyclohydrolase has product MTIKRALISVSDKTGIVDFARSLQNDFDVEILSTGGTAKLLADEGIKAKEVSEHTGFPEMMDGRIKTLHPRIHGGLLGRRGTDDAIMAEHNIAAIDLVVVNLYPFEATVARPDCDIPTAIENIDIGGPTMLRAAAKNNKDVTVIVNADDYVRVLDEMKANAGATTEATRFDLAIKVYEHTARYDGAIANYFGKLVGEEKTEFPRTFSSQFRQVQTMRYGENPHQSAAFFVENNAEAGSISTSTQIQGKELSYNNIADTDAALECVKQFDNAPACVIVKHANPCGVALGENLLQAYERAFTTDPESAFGGIIAFNQELDGDTAAIIVEKQFVEVIIAPSVSREAIEAVKSKKNVRLLQCGQWPAEPAGRLDYKRVNGGLLVQGSDELLYNELKVVSKRQPTDEEMRDLLFTWKVAKFVKSNAIVYGKNNMTIGVGAGQMSRVNSARIAAIKAEQAKLKVEGSVMASDAFFPFRDGIDQAAKTGIAAVIQPGGSMRDDEVIAAADEHGMAMVFTGMRHFRH; this is encoded by the coding sequence ATGACCATCAAACGAGCACTGATTAGCGTTTCCGACAAAACCGGCATAGTCGATTTTGCCCGCAGCCTGCAGAACGATTTCGATGTTGAGATCCTGTCCACCGGCGGCACGGCAAAGCTGCTGGCCGACGAAGGCATCAAGGCCAAGGAAGTTTCCGAGCATACCGGCTTCCCGGAAATGATGGATGGTCGCATCAAGACCCTGCATCCCAGGATTCATGGCGGCCTGCTGGGTCGTCGCGGCACCGATGATGCCATCATGGCGGAACACAACATCGCCGCCATTGATCTTGTCGTTGTCAACCTGTACCCGTTTGAAGCGACTGTGGCCAGGCCGGACTGTGATATCCCGACCGCCATCGAGAACATTGATATCGGCGGCCCGACCATGTTGCGTGCTGCCGCCAAGAACAACAAGGATGTCACGGTTATCGTCAATGCTGATGATTACGTGCGCGTACTTGATGAAATGAAAGCCAATGCCGGCGCCACCACGGAAGCCACGCGCTTTGACCTGGCCATCAAGGTGTACGAACACACCGCCAGGTATGATGGCGCCATTGCCAACTATTTCGGCAAGCTTGTTGGTGAAGAAAAAACCGAATTCCCGCGTACCTTCAGCAGCCAGTTCCGCCAGGTCCAGACCATGCGCTACGGCGAGAACCCGCATCAGTCGGCGGCATTTTTTGTTGAAAACAATGCCGAGGCCGGATCCATATCGACATCAACCCAGATCCAGGGCAAGGAATTGTCCTATAACAACATCGCCGATACCGATGCCGCGCTGGAATGCGTCAAGCAATTCGACAACGCGCCTGCCTGCGTCATTGTCAAACATGCCAACCCTTGCGGCGTTGCCCTGGGCGAAAACCTGCTGCAGGCGTATGAGCGCGCCTTTACTACCGATCCCGAATCCGCTTTTGGTGGCATTATCGCGTTCAACCAGGAACTCGACGGCGACACTGCGGCGATCATTGTTGAAAAACAGTTTGTCGAAGTCATCATCGCGCCATCCGTTTCCAGGGAAGCTATTGAAGCCGTAAAAAGCAAAAAGAATGTTCGCCTGCTACAGTGCGGCCAATGGCCGGCTGAACCTGCCGGTCGCCTGGACTACAAGCGTGTCAACGGCGGCCTGCTGGTACAGGGATCCGATGAGCTGCTCTACAATGAACTCAAGGTCGTCAGCAAGCGCCAGCCCACTGATGAGGAAATGCGCGACCTGCTGTTTACCTGGAAGGTAGCCAAGTTCGTCAAGTCCAATGCCATTGTCTATGGCAAGAACAACATGACCATAGGTGTCGGTGCCGGCCAGATGAGCCGGGTCAATTCCGCGCGCATTGCCGCCATCAAGGCGGAACAGGCCAAGCTGAAAGTGGAAGGCTCGGTAATGGCATCGGATGCCTTCTTCCCGTTCCGTGACGGCATCGACCAGGCAGCCAAAACCGGCATTGCCGCGGTGATTCAGCCGGGCGGCTCCATGCGTGACGACGAAGTTATCGCCGCCGCCGATGAACATGGCATGGCCATGGTATTCACCGGCATGCGCCATTTCCGACACTAG
- the fis gene encoding DNA-binding transcriptional regulator Fis yields MTTRKKDIDEGALAKCVTRSLERYFKDLNGTNVNNVYELVLKEVERPLLEVIMKHAESNQSRAADMLGINRNTLRKKLTQYNLI; encoded by the coding sequence GTGACTACACGCAAGAAAGATATTGATGAAGGCGCACTGGCAAAGTGCGTCACCCGGAGTCTTGAACGATACTTCAAGGATTTAAACGGCACCAACGTAAATAATGTATATGAGCTTGTGTTAAAAGAAGTTGAACGACCGCTGCTGGAAGTAATCATGAAGCATGCGGAAAGCAACCAGTCTCGTGCCGCGGACATGCTTGGCATAAACCGCAACACGTTAAGGAAAAAACTCACTCAATACAACTTGATCTAA
- a CDS encoding DUF3365 domain-containing protein: MKLLRNVVPVLVVTLAGCATVNTEERIAASRDTIGTMKTRMQATLQSTMKEHGPIKAIEVCRNKAPKMAAMMSDKTGWQIGRTSLKLRNPANAPDAWEQKVLNEFETRKAAGTNPETLEYSEVVSEDGKRYFRYMKAIPAGAPCMTCHAGEIDQKLEAQINQLYPDDKARGYKVGDIRGAFTIKQPL; this comes from the coding sequence ATGAAGTTGCTCAGAAACGTGGTTCCAGTCCTTGTTGTTACTCTCGCCGGTTGCGCAACAGTGAATACCGAAGAGCGTATTGCTGCTTCGCGAGATACTATCGGCACCATGAAAACCAGGATGCAGGCAACACTGCAATCAACCATGAAAGAACATGGTCCGATCAAGGCTATCGAAGTTTGTCGCAACAAGGCGCCAAAAATGGCGGCAATGATGTCGGACAAAACCGGTTGGCAAATCGGCCGCACCAGCCTGAAACTGCGCAACCCGGCCAACGCACCGGATGCCTGGGAACAAAAGGTACTGAATGAGTTTGAAACCCGCAAGGCAGCGGGCACCAATCCCGAGACACTGGAATACTCCGAGGTGGTCTCTGAAGACGGCAAACGCTACTTCCGGTACATGAAAGCCATACCGGCGGGCGCGCCCTGCATGACCTGTCATGCCGGGGAAATCGACCAAAAGCTGGAAGCGCAAATCAACCAGCTTTACCCGGATGACAAGGCGCGTGGTTACAAGGTAGGCGACATACGCGGCGCCTTCACGATCAAGCAACCATTATAG
- a CDS encoding divalent-cation tolerance protein CutA has product MTIRQTNTGVHIVLTTCPNRDTAQTLAKTLVEQNLAACVNIIDGVRSVYKWNGGIQDDAELLLLIKSPVEHFPVLRDRLLELHPYELPEIVTVPVTDGLAGYLDWILNSK; this is encoded by the coding sequence ATGACAATCCGACAAACCAATACAGGCGTTCACATCGTTTTGACTACCTGCCCGAACCGGGACACAGCGCAGACCCTTGCCAAGACCCTGGTGGAACAAAACCTGGCAGCCTGCGTCAATATAATTGATGGCGTGCGATCAGTATATAAGTGGAACGGCGGTATCCAGGATGACGCTGAACTGCTGCTGTTGATTAAATCGCCGGTGGAACACTTTCCTGTTCTGAGGGACCGACTGCTGGAGTTGCATCCCTACGAACTTCCTGAGATTGTGACGGTCCCAGTTACTGATGGCCTCGCGGGTTACCTGGACTGGATCCTGAATTCAAAGTAA
- a CDS encoding TlpA family protein disulfide reductase, which translates to MNKKQLLIAAFIAALAFAAGGWLALQQQTSRVDNGAGNRVAFSLPDMTGKSRAIDEWNGKVMLLNFWATWCPPCREEIPAFVEVQEQFGGQGFQIIGVAIDKKEDISDFMDTFFINYPVLVGDDTTLKLMADYGNRIGSLPYSVIMDREGRIIARKIGAYRKSELVELIKPLL; encoded by the coding sequence ATGAATAAAAAACAATTACTCATCGCCGCGTTTATCGCGGCGTTGGCATTTGCAGCCGGAGGCTGGCTGGCACTGCAACAACAAACCTCGCGCGTCGATAACGGCGCCGGCAACCGCGTTGCCTTCAGCCTGCCGGACATGACCGGCAAGTCGCGCGCCATCGACGAATGGAACGGCAAGGTCATGTTGCTCAATTTCTGGGCCACCTGGTGTCCGCCATGCCGAGAGGAAATTCCCGCCTTTGTCGAGGTGCAGGAGCAATTCGGTGGCCAGGGCTTCCAGATCATTGGCGTGGCGATAGACAAAAAAGAAGACATCAGCGACTTCATGGATACATTTTTCATCAACTACCCGGTCCTGGTAGGCGATGACACAACCCTCAAACTGATGGCTGACTACGGAAATCGAATTGGCTCGTTGCCCTACAGCGTAATCATGGACCGTGAAGGCAGGATTATCGCCCGAAAAATCGGCGCATACCGTAAATCAGAGCTGGTCGAATTGATCAAGCCGCTACTTTGA
- the dsbD gene encoding protein-disulfide reductase DsbD, whose product MTYFCFGKKYLTALLFALLALPGAWANSLLTNDDQPLDPDIAFQLSTRVVDANTVEASWVVAKGYYLYRDKFEFGVIDGGVSLKPAVYPKGEIKQDPLFGQVETYTDKVTITLPLSRSKAEAHLVTLRIGYQGCNEPIGVCYNPVKKEAVLNLPAGNIDAGNNVSDPTAAATLSSSDGIPSNQVEFLKPDEAFKVAALASGETGLRLNFDIAEGYYLYRDKFRFVLDNGGNKTELNSIELPAGKIKDDPSFGKTEIYPHSFSLTTSFTNDQLSASPVLRVHYQGCKDKGICYLPTVKKFQLRLDGNKLLVEPFGQADAPVSGDSPIGMKEGYLAAIFGAFIVGLLLSFTPCVLPMIPILSSVIIGQSDREFNKTRGGLLAASYVLGTAFTYSIAGYVAGSTGEQLQAYFQNVWAISIMSGLFVLLALSMFGFYELQIPSGIQTRLHMHSDRFKNGSFIGIFFLGAISALIVGACVSPLLISALSIAIASKDPILGTLIMFAMAWGMGLILIVVGIGAGALVPKAGGWMERVKHFFGVMLLGVAIYLLGTLPQVPVLLLWGLLLIITAMYFGALEQVPQGSSGWRYFYKGIGIVMITWGVMALFGGVLGNRDILRPIPEQLLQAGTMSSVEAHATPLFNNVDSLEQIQQLMDSARTDGKPVLVDFYASWCTDCVRMEKTTFMDAGIRQGMQRFVRLKVDLEDANDPDSKKIKKHFGIFGPPAMLFFDSKGEARKNINFYGYKTVNELLVILDKVN is encoded by the coding sequence ATGACTTATTTCTGCTTTGGCAAAAAATATTTGACCGCCTTGCTCTTCGCCCTGCTGGCACTGCCCGGGGCCTGGGCCAATTCCCTGCTGACCAACGATGATCAGCCGCTGGATCCGGATATCGCCTTTCAGCTTTCCACTCGCGTCGTTGATGCCAATACCGTGGAGGCCAGCTGGGTGGTTGCCAAGGGCTACTACCTGTACCGAGACAAGTTTGAGTTCGGCGTGATCGACGGCGGTGTCAGCCTGAAACCGGCGGTCTATCCAAAGGGTGAAATCAAACAGGACCCGCTGTTCGGCCAGGTGGAAACCTATACCGACAAGGTCACAATCACGCTGCCACTGAGTCGCAGCAAGGCCGAGGCCCACCTGGTTACCTTGCGGATCGGCTACCAGGGCTGCAATGAACCCATTGGCGTCTGTTACAACCCGGTCAAGAAAGAGGCAGTCCTGAACCTGCCGGCCGGCAACATTGATGCAGGGAATAATGTATCCGACCCGACTGCTGCTGCCACGCTCAGCTCCAGTGATGGCATTCCCAGCAACCAGGTTGAATTTCTGAAGCCTGACGAAGCCTTTAAAGTCGCGGCGCTGGCTTCCGGTGAAACCGGTCTGCGTCTGAATTTTGATATCGCCGAAGGCTACTATTTGTATCGCGACAAGTTTCGCTTTGTACTGGATAACGGCGGCAACAAAACCGAACTGAATTCGATCGAGCTGCCGGCAGGCAAAATCAAGGATGACCCGAGCTTTGGCAAAACCGAGATCTACCCGCACAGTTTCAGCCTGACCACATCATTCACTAACGACCAGTTGTCCGCTTCACCGGTATTACGCGTGCATTACCAGGGCTGCAAGGACAAGGGCATTTGCTACCTGCCAACGGTGAAGAAATTCCAGTTGCGCCTTGATGGCAACAAGCTGTTAGTAGAGCCGTTTGGCCAAGCTGATGCACCGGTCTCCGGCGACTCGCCTATCGGCATGAAAGAAGGCTACCTGGCAGCGATATTCGGCGCTTTCATAGTTGGCCTGTTGCTCAGCTTCACGCCTTGCGTACTGCCGATGATCCCGATCCTGTCCAGCGTCATCATTGGCCAGAGTGACCGTGAATTCAACAAGACCCGGGGCGGCCTGCTGGCAGCCAGTTACGTACTGGGTACAGCCTTTACCTACTCCATTGCCGGCTATGTCGCCGGCAGTACCGGTGAGCAGTTGCAGGCCTATTTTCAGAATGTCTGGGCCATTAGCATCATGAGCGGACTGTTTGTACTGCTGGCACTGTCCATGTTCGGGTTTTACGAACTGCAAATTCCGTCAGGCATCCAGACCCGGTTACACATGCACTCTGACCGGTTCAAGAACGGCTCTTTCATTGGAATATTCTTTCTCGGCGCCATCTCGGCGCTGATCGTTGGCGCCTGCGTTTCGCCACTGCTGATTTCCGCGCTGAGTATTGCCATCGCCAGCAAGGACCCGATTCTTGGCACCCTGATCATGTTTGCCATGGCCTGGGGCATGGGCCTGATCCTGATCGTTGTCGGCATTGGTGCCGGCGCGCTGGTACCCAAGGCCGGCGGCTGGATGGAGCGCGTCAAGCACTTCTTCGGTGTCATGCTGCTTGGCGTCGCGATCTACTTGCTGGGCACACTGCCGCAAGTGCCAGTGCTGCTGCTTTGGGGCCTGCTACTAATCATTACCGCCATGTACTTTGGTGCACTTGAACAGGTTCCGCAAGGAAGCAGTGGCTGGCGATATTTCTACAAGGGTATCGGTATAGTCATGATTACCTGGGGCGTTATGGCCCTGTTTGGTGGCGTACTGGGCAATCGCGATATCCTGCGACCGATTCCGGAGCAGTTACTGCAAGCCGGCACGATGAGCAGTGTTGAAGCGCATGCCACACCGTTGTTTAACAACGTGGATTCGCTGGAACAAATACAGCAATTAATGGACAGCGCCAGGACAGATGGCAAACCGGTGCTGGTGGATTTCTATGCCAGCTGGTGTACCGATTGCGTACGCATGGAAAAAACCACGTTTATGGATGCCGGTATCCGCCAGGGCATGCAGCGTTTTGTGCGGCTGAAAGTAGACCTTGAAGACGCCAACGACCCGGATTCCAAAAAAATCAAAAAACACTTCGGTATTTTCGGGCCCCCGGCCATGCTGTTTTTTGACAGCAAGGGCGAAGCGCGTAAAAATATCAATTTTTACGGCTATAAAACCGTGAACGAGCTGTTAGTCATTCTCGACAAGGTTAATTAG
- a CDS encoding zinc-ribbon and DUF3426 domain-containing protein — translation MYCRCPECQTVFSITSQQLQERNGLVRCGHCTTVFRGDQNLVGSPAAAPAKPVKAPVAVPTPAESSTPISTAADATTPALPEFKIDTRPRRHIRPDQTQLSRDEARDILKELTGRRPGQRTRPVYWGLGSLVLLLLVCAQTLYYYRDNLAWHPQLGSYIHQACEFAGCTIAPRQDVALIELTGTSVAPHPKFKSALRIKATLINRAKYEQPFPHMEVKLTNRRGETTSRRLFGPDNYLDKEERTSGSMSRNTANRIQLDVTSPDDATEGYEIRLVAQ, via the coding sequence ATGTATTGTCGCTGTCCCGAATGCCAGACGGTATTTTCCATCACCTCACAACAGTTGCAGGAACGCAATGGCCTGGTCCGCTGCGGTCATTGCACAACCGTGTTCCGCGGTGATCAAAACCTGGTAGGCAGTCCGGCAGCGGCCCCAGCGAAGCCGGTCAAAGCTCCGGTCGCGGTGCCAACACCGGCGGAATCCAGCACCCCAATATCCACGGCTGCAGACGCCACGACGCCGGCGCTTCCGGAATTCAAAATCGATACGCGCCCTCGTCGTCATATCCGGCCTGACCAGACACAACTCAGCCGGGACGAAGCACGCGATATCCTGAAAGAACTGACCGGTCGCCGCCCCGGCCAGCGTACGCGCCCGGTCTACTGGGGACTGGGCAGCCTGGTGCTGTTACTGCTGGTATGTGCGCAAACACTTTATTACTACCGGGATAACCTGGCCTGGCATCCGCAATTGGGCAGTTATATCCACCAGGCCTGCGAGTTCGCCGGTTGCACCATCGCGCCACGCCAGGACGTGGCGCTGATCGAACTCACCGGCACATCAGTGGCGCCACACCCCAAGTTCAAATCCGCCTTGCGCATCAAGGCCACGCTGATTAACCGGGCTAAGTACGAACAACCTTTTCCACACATGGAAGTCAAACTGACCAACCGTCGTGGCGAAACCACGTCGCGCAGACTGTTCGGACCGGATAACTATCTCGACAAGGAAGAAAGAACATCCGGATCCATGTCTCGCAATACCGCCAACCGTATACAACTGGATGTCACCAGCCCGGATGATGCTACCGAGGGCTACGAAATTCGGCTGGTTGCCCAATAA
- the aroQ gene encoding type II 3-dehydroquinate dehydratase: MAKLLVVNGPNLNLLGTREPDHYGRTTLADIENQLKAGASTAGHTLECFQSNAEHAIVDRIQQAGQDGVDFVIINPAAFTHTSVAIRDSLAATRIPFIEIHLSNIFAREEFRQHSYFSDLAVGIISGLGATGYQLALQGALSHINKG, from the coding sequence ATGGCCAAATTACTGGTAGTTAATGGCCCCAATCTGAACCTGCTTGGCACCCGCGAGCCGGATCACTACGGCCGTACCACGCTGGCCGATATTGAAAACCAACTCAAAGCCGGTGCCAGCACTGCCGGCCATACGCTTGAATGCTTTCAGAGTAACGCCGAACACGCCATTGTTGACCGGATTCAGCAGGCCGGCCAGGACGGCGTCGATTTTGTCATTATCAACCCGGCGGCTTTTACCCATACCAGTGTCGCCATCCGCGACAGCCTCGCTGCCACCCGTATTCCGTTCATTGAGATTCACCTGTCGAACATCTTCGCCCGCGAGGAATTCCGGCAACACTCTTACTTTTCCGACCTGGCTGTTGGCATTATCAGCGGCCTGGGCGCAACCGGTTACCAGCTGGCCCTGCAAGGGGCCCTTAGCCACATCAATAAAGGTTAA